TGCCCGCCAAAGACTTGGCAGCTCATCTGAGTGAACTGGACAAAGCTAAAACCTATGTGGTTTATGACTGGAATGGCGGCACAATCTTGGGTAAACAAGCTGTTTTGATCCTGCTCAAAGCCGGATTTGACGCATTCGAACTTGCCGGTTCCCTGGAAGGCTGGAAAGGCATGAACCTGCCACTGGAAACCATTCAATAATTTTGGACGCATTTCATTTGAACAACGGACACCAAGAAGGCCGAAACATTAGAGAATCCTGATGTTTCGGCCTTTAGTCTGTCTATTTTAATTTACTTCAGTAAATGGTGCTGTTGCAGATATTGCTTAGCCACAGCCGCGGCCGAACGATGTTTAACGGTCACTTGGTAATTCATCTCCTGCATGTCACGGGTTGTGA
Above is a genomic segment from Lentilactobacillus buchneri containing:
- a CDS encoding rhodanese-like domain-containing protein, whose translation is MNTEKINLLETYLSLYINPMDVLKAGQTGQSPYVILDVRNAPAQVKKDQIKGAVALPAKDLAAHLSELDKAKTYVVYDWNGGTILGKQAVLILLKAGFDAFELAGSLEGWKGMNLPLETIQ